One Microcaecilia unicolor chromosome 4, aMicUni1.1, whole genome shotgun sequence genomic region harbors:
- the NEU3 gene encoding sialidase-3, producing the protein MDASAVSDKTTLFRQEASGVTYRIPALLYIKEMGTFLAFAERRATCRDRDAEYLVMRRGLTQGDSVQWGSITPLSLATLPSHRTMNPCPVFEKKDQVVFLFFICVYQDTTECYQIFSGKNASKLCYISSKDYGMTWSQLTDLTQEVIGEDIANWATFAVGPGHGVQLQSGRLIVPAYTYYIHCRCFSLPLVCFTRSHSFVLYSDDLGGTWHCGKLLSKQNTGECSMAEVTCNDGTCLLYCSARTTYHRRAEALSKDLGLSFEMPYLSEQLCEPPHGCQGSVVSFIPPEKYQGKRNDREVSITQRPGLEKAQLFTPKHSLSWFLYSHPTNRRKRVDLGIYVNKSPLSPNCWDGPWIVNKGPSGYSDLTVCEDSFHFGCLFECGTVETCEEIVFQKISLDVLLKD; encoded by the exons ATGGATGCTTCAGCGGTCTCCGATAAGACGACGCTGTTCCGCCAGGAAGCCAGTGGAGTCACCTATAGAATCCCAGCGCTGCTGTACATCAAAGAAATGGGCACCTTCCTGGCGTTCGCGGAGAGGCGCGCCACATGCAGAGACAGAGATGCAGAATACCTGGTCATGAGACGTGGGCTAACACAAGGTGATTCAGTTCAG TGGGGCTCCATCACCCCACTGTCTTTAGCTACGTTACCATCTCATCGGACCATGAACCCGTGTCCTGTGTTTGAAAAGAAAGACCAGGTCGTGTTTCTGTTCTTCATCTGTGTGTACCAAGACACCACCGAGTGCTACCAGATCTTCTCGGGGAAGAATGCATCCAAGCTGTGCTACATCTCCAGCAAGGACTACGGTATGACCTGGAGTCAGCTGACAGACCTGACCCAGGAAGTCATTGGAGAGGACATCGCCAACTGGGCCACGTTTGCTGTAGGCCCAGGACACGGGGTCCAGCTGCAGTCTGGCAGGCTAATTGTTCCAGCATACACGTATTACATCCATTGCAGATGCTTTAGCCTCCCCCTTGTGTGTTTCACAAGGTCACACTCGTTTGTTTTATATAGTGATGACTTGGGGGGCACCTGGCATTGTGGGAAGCTTCTGAGCAAGCAGAACACGGGGGAGTGCAGCATGGCAGAGGTGACGTGTAATGATGGCACCTGCCTTCTGTACTGTAGTGCCCGTACCACATACCATAGGCGGGCTGAAGCACTCAGCAAGGACTTGGGCCTTAGTTTCGAAATGCCTTACCTCTCTGAACAGCTGTGTGAACCTCCTCATGGCTGCCAGGGTAGTGTGGTGAGCTTCATACCTCCAGAAAAGTATCAAGGAAAAAGGAATGATAGGGAAGTCAGTATCACCCAGAGGCCTGGCCTGGAGAAAGCTCAACTCTTTACCCCTAAGCATAGCCTATCGTGGTTCCTCTATTCCCACCCAACAAACAGAAGGAAGCGGGTAGACCTGGGCATCTATGTGAATAAATCCCCCCTCAGTCCCAACTGCTGGGACGGCCCCTGGATCGTGAATAAGGGGCCAAGCGGATATTCTGATCTGACCGTCTGCGAGGATTCCTTCCACTTCGGCTGCCTCTTCGAGTGTGGCACGGTGGAGACCTGTGAAGAAATAGTATTTCAAAAGATCTCGCTTGATGTGCTCCTGAAGGACTAG